From the Streptomyces sp. KMM 9044 genome, one window contains:
- a CDS encoding non-ribosomal peptide synthetase translates to MSESQSTSHSLLAAQTGIWMGQSLDPSSPAYLWGNYLELHGPIDVPLFQAVVARVVAESETLHARFVDGPDGPRQISVPPTDWTLPVVDVSDGPDPLRTVDAWVRDDLAAAPDLRDGRPFRQVLFRAAPDRFFWYQSYHHIVLDAYGSALINRRVADLYSALRAGAEVSPDNPFGSMAALLAEERSYLASPQHQADQEFWSERFADRPEQISLTRASAEPQNRFVRYRHEMTADATRSLTEAAGAFGTRPSRLLIASTALYLSRLTGSRDVVLGLPVATRLDPEARRTPAMTANVVPLRVTVHPAMTAAELVAQVSGELRSALRHQRRRGEDIRRDLQLPGAPRRFFGPVLNVMRFETLRFGECASTMHNPAAPLLEDLSIVAYDRPDAEGLRIDVNGNPRLYTADDLHAHGSRLITTLRTLADHPDRPTGRLDVMSANELGRVLPSAAPGPRAATPRTLPQTYAAAPRDPSATAVVCGGTTLTYAELDARTNRLARLLIEAGVGPETVVALALPRSVETVVAALAVSKAGGAYLPIDPSLPADRIAFMAAGTRPVVGLALSATRETLPASLPVLVLDDPGTAQRAAAFGPADIRDEERRGVLRPEHPAYVIYTSGSTGTPKGVVVSHHNVRRLFTGTARQFAFGPDDVWTLFHSYAFDFSVWEMWGALLHGGCVVVVPFDVSRSPDDFLRLLADQRVTVLNQTPSAFYQLVEAGGRDPEAERRLALRWVVFGGEALEPARLAGWFARRGDTVPTLVNMYGITETTVHVTRLPLVVADATGPEPSRSPIGFALPDLSLYVLDGALRPVPVGGTGELYVSGDGVARGYADQRGLTAERFVADPYGPAGSRMYRTGDVVRRRADGGLEYLGRADDQVKIRGFRIELGEIEAVLARHAGVRGAVVLAREDTPGEVRLVAYVIPGEDVEANPRELRGFVGERLPEYMVPAAVVLLDAFPLTSNGKVDRRALPEPRFTTDGRRRARSPREDILCELFAEVLGVPSVGVEDNFFDLGGHSLLGTRLISRIRAVLGAEVSIRALFEAPTVEGLARRLDTETQVRPPVTRGTRPGVLPLSFAQRRLWFLRRLEGISATYNMVTAVRLSGALDVEALRTALGDVMARHESLRTVFPEIDGVPCQLILGPAEAGDRFAFSLTDVTPEEVDSALAASARHGFDLERELALRVEVFSVGPREHVLSLVLHHVAGDGWSLAPLTRDLAQAYGARCRGEAPVWEPLPVQYADYTLWQRELLGAQDDPDSLLSTQLAFWKEALAGLPEQHSLPTDRPRPEVSSYRGDGLETCFGAAVHQGVADLARRCGVSVFMVLQASLAALFTRLGAGTDIALGTPVAGRTDQAFDDLVGYFVNTLVLRTDTSGDPTFRDLLERVREADLAAYAHQDVPLENVVEVLNPLRSLAYHPLFQIMLVLQSATGELAAFDGLRTRYRPMGSGGSRFDMALSLSETRDADGSPAGLDVVVEFATDLFDRGSVESLVARWERLLGEFVVAPDRRIGSVDVLSRDERRALLDGVGDGGAAVPWVSLAGMVERRVAVDPGALAVVCGDQRLSYGELDAAASRLAGLLVGRGVGPESLVALVLPRSVEMVVAVLAVSKAGGAYLPVDPSLPLDRVAFMVADTRPVVGVVLSGTRGVVPVGLPVVVLDDPETVAGLAGMGFGEVRGGVVRPEHPAYVIYTSGSTGMPKGVVVPSAQLMSFASVMADRFGVVPGQRVLMVASPSFDASVMELLMGLPWGAALVVAPAGVVAGEELAALLREHHVSHALLPTALMATVPDDDLPDLVSVVTGGAAVGEELSRRWAAGRAMFNAYGPTEATICATLSERLESGGTPPIGGPIKGQRAYVLDEAVRPVPVGVVGELYLAGPGLARGYVNRPGLTAERFVADPFGPAGSRMYRTGDLVRWRADGQLDYVGRIDHQVKVRGFRIELGEIDAVLAEHPGVRDAVVLAREDRAGEAMLVAYVVPEGGAEADPRELRGFVGDRLPEYMVPAAVVLLDAFPFNSNGKLDRAALPVPVLEGSGEGRAPRGPYEETLCALFAEVLDVPSVGVEDNFFDLGGHSLLGTQLISRIRAVLGAEVSIRALFEAPTVEGLAALLTGSQDDAEPAGPVRLSLSAVERSDPVPLSFAQRRLWFLHRLEGATSTYNVSFVLRLTGRLDREALRAALGDAVARHESLRTVFPEDDGTPRQHILDPAEAHLAYTVRAADPGRLDALLAEAAGRGFDLERDIPIRAHVFELAPDDHALLLVLHHIASDGWSMGPLTRDLARAYAARCQGAAPDWEPLPVQYADYTLWQQRLLGDQDDPDSVLTQQVEYWKGALVDLPEQLALPTDRPRPPVNSYRGDVLPLSLSADVHRKLTELARTSGVSVFMVLQASLAALLTRLGSGTDIPLGTPVAGRTDQALDDLVGFFVNTLVLRTDTSGDPAFRDLLARVRDTDLAAYAHQDLPFEHLVGILNPQRTVAHHPLFQMLLVLQNTPRARFDLPGLSLSSRQHIEGVSRFDLSVSLAERHDADGAPAGLDGVLEYAIDLFDRSSVEVLAARWLRLLEQALADPGRTIGALEILTADERRALLEETNDGGPVAPWVPMAESVEAQTARHPDAVAVADGTQSLTYRALNSRANRLARVMAGRGVRPDTVVAMALPRSADAIVTLLALLKCGAAYLPLGAEHPAERVSFMLYDARPVLAVTTTERAGTLPAWAPLLVLDDSATLSELAASPDTDLSDAERGSALHPDHGLFVIYTSGTTGTPKGVLMRAGAVASMLEWHARVVGGGAGRRVTQFTALTFDVSVQEIYSSLLAGKELWLPSEEVRRSGELLARWLDENGIAELYAPNLVVEAVCEAANEQGLALGSLRLISQAGEALTLSHHIRRFFGERPGVELHNLYGPAETWTVSAHLLRGTADTWRAPVSIGVPIPGQRVYVLDAWLRPVPAGVPGELYVTGAGMTRGYVHRPGLTAERFVADPYGPAGSRMYRTGDLVRWRADGELDYLGRIDHQVKIRGFRIELGEIEAVLAGCPGVGQSVVVVDEDNGPARLVAYVASSAGAAIEEPTTRQWLAARLPDYMVPSAIMVLDELPLTTNRKVDRRALPRPRLESADRRRARSPREEILCELFAEVLGVPSVGVEDNFFDLGGHSLLATRLISRVRRVLGAELPIRTLFERPTVAGLVGALDDGGEVRPPLRAVRRPEVVPLSYAQRRLWFLQKLEETSTAYHLPLALRLSGELDREAMRAALGDVVGRHESLRTLFPEVDGIPAQLVLTGVQVACAVQDVTQKELTAALAASARRGFDLERELPLRAEVFVVGPREHVLLLLLHHIAGDGWSLGPLTRDLAQAYGARCRGEVPVWEPLPVQYADYALWQRELLGSQSDPGSLFSAQVAFWRDALAGLPEQVSLPFDRPRPAVASSRGEVSPFVLGAGVHGVWWRWRVSVVSVCSWCCRRRWRRCSRVWVRGRTSRWVRLWRGVRIRRWMSWSGSS, encoded by the coding sequence ATGTCCGAATCGCAGAGCACCTCGCACTCGCTGCTCGCAGCGCAGACTGGTATCTGGATGGGGCAGTCCCTCGATCCATCGAGCCCCGCCTACCTGTGGGGCAACTACCTCGAGTTGCACGGCCCGATCGACGTCCCCCTGTTCCAGGCGGTCGTGGCCCGCGTGGTCGCCGAGAGCGAGACACTGCACGCGCGTTTCGTGGACGGCCCCGACGGACCGCGTCAGATATCCGTTCCGCCCACCGACTGGACCCTGCCCGTCGTCGACGTGAGCGACGGGCCCGACCCCCTGCGGACCGTCGACGCCTGGGTGCGCGACGACCTGGCGGCCGCACCGGACCTGCGCGACGGGCGTCCCTTCCGCCAGGTGCTCTTCCGTGCAGCGCCCGACCGGTTCTTCTGGTACCAGAGCTACCACCACATCGTGCTGGACGCCTACGGGTCCGCCCTGATCAACCGCCGGGTGGCCGACCTCTACAGCGCCCTGCGGGCAGGCGCCGAGGTCTCCCCGGACAATCCGTTCGGTTCCATGGCCGCGCTCCTCGCCGAGGAGCGGTCCTACCTCGCCTCCCCGCAGCACCAGGCGGACCAGGAGTTCTGGAGCGAGCGCTTCGCCGACCGGCCCGAGCAGATCAGCCTCACCCGCGCGTCCGCCGAGCCGCAGAACCGCTTCGTCCGCTACCGCCACGAGATGACCGCGGACGCCACCCGGTCGCTGACGGAGGCCGCCGGTGCGTTCGGCACCCGCCCGTCACGCCTGCTGATCGCCTCCACCGCCCTCTACCTGAGCCGCCTCACGGGCAGCCGGGACGTCGTCCTCGGCCTGCCGGTCGCCACGCGTCTCGACCCGGAGGCCCGGCGCACCCCCGCCATGACTGCCAACGTCGTGCCCCTGCGCGTCACCGTGCACCCGGCCATGACCGCCGCCGAACTCGTCGCCCAGGTCTCCGGCGAGCTGAGGTCGGCGCTGCGCCATCAGCGGCGCCGCGGCGAGGACATCCGGCGTGACCTTCAGCTGCCGGGCGCCCCGAGGCGATTCTTCGGCCCCGTCCTGAACGTCATGCGCTTCGAGACGCTGCGGTTCGGCGAGTGCGCCAGCACGATGCACAATCCCGCGGCCCCGCTGCTCGAGGACCTGTCGATCGTCGCCTACGACCGCCCCGACGCCGAGGGCCTGCGGATCGACGTCAACGGCAACCCGCGGCTGTACACCGCCGACGACCTCCACGCGCACGGCTCCCGGCTCATCACCACCCTGCGCACCCTCGCGGACCACCCCGACCGGCCGACGGGCCGCCTGGACGTGATGTCCGCCAACGAGCTCGGCCGGGTGCTGCCCTCGGCGGCCCCCGGGCCCCGCGCGGCCACCCCGCGCACCCTCCCGCAGACCTACGCCGCCGCGCCCCGAGACCCCTCGGCAACGGCCGTGGTCTGCGGCGGCACCACGCTGACGTACGCCGAACTCGACGCCCGGACCAACCGGCTGGCCCGGCTCCTGATCGAGGCGGGCGTGGGCCCGGAAACGGTGGTGGCGCTGGCGCTGCCCCGGTCTGTGGAGACCGTCGTCGCGGCGCTCGCCGTGAGCAAGGCCGGCGGCGCGTACCTGCCCATCGACCCGTCCCTGCCCGCGGACCGGATCGCCTTCATGGCCGCCGGCACCCGGCCCGTCGTGGGGCTCGCCCTGTCCGCCACGCGGGAGACCCTTCCCGCCTCGCTGCCGGTGCTCGTCCTGGACGATCCCGGCACCGCGCAGCGGGCGGCGGCCTTCGGCCCCGCCGACATCCGCGACGAGGAGCGGCGCGGGGTGCTGCGGCCGGAGCACCCGGCGTACGTCATCTACACCTCGGGGTCCACCGGAACACCCAAGGGCGTCGTGGTCTCCCACCACAACGTGCGGCGGCTCTTCACCGGCACCGCGCGGCAGTTCGCCTTCGGCCCCGACGACGTCTGGACGCTGTTCCACTCCTACGCTTTCGACTTCTCTGTCTGGGAGATGTGGGGCGCGCTCCTGCACGGCGGATGTGTGGTCGTCGTGCCCTTCGACGTGAGCCGGTCGCCCGACGACTTCCTGCGGCTCCTCGCCGACCAGCGGGTCACGGTGCTCAACCAGACCCCGTCGGCCTTCTACCAGCTCGTCGAGGCCGGCGGCCGGGACCCCGAGGCGGAGCGCCGGCTCGCGCTGCGCTGGGTCGTGTTCGGCGGCGAGGCGCTGGAACCCGCCCGGCTCGCCGGGTGGTTCGCCCGGCGTGGCGACACCGTGCCCACGCTCGTGAACATGTACGGCATCACCGAGACGACCGTGCATGTCACCCGGCTGCCGCTCGTCGTCGCGGACGCCACCGGCCCGGAGCCCTCCCGGAGCCCCATCGGCTTCGCGCTGCCCGACCTCTCCCTGTACGTACTGGACGGCGCGCTGCGTCCGGTGCCGGTGGGCGGGACGGGCGAGCTGTACGTGTCCGGCGACGGTGTGGCGCGCGGCTACGCCGACCAGCGGGGCCTGACGGCGGAGCGGTTCGTGGCCGACCCGTACGGGCCGGCGGGTTCGCGGATGTACCGCACCGGTGACGTCGTGCGCCGGCGGGCGGACGGCGGGCTGGAGTACTTGGGGCGTGCGGACGACCAGGTCAAGATCCGTGGCTTCCGCATCGAACTGGGTGAGATCGAGGCGGTGCTCGCTCGGCACGCCGGCGTCCGGGGCGCCGTCGTCCTGGCGCGGGAGGACACGCCGGGTGAGGTACGGCTGGTCGCCTATGTGATCCCCGGGGAGGACGTCGAGGCCAACCCCCGGGAGCTGCGCGGGTTCGTCGGGGAGCGGCTGCCGGAGTACATGGTCCCGGCGGCCGTCGTCCTCCTCGACGCTTTCCCGCTGACCTCGAACGGGAAGGTGGACCGGCGGGCGCTGCCCGAGCCGCGTTTCACCACGGACGGCCGCCGCCGGGCGCGCAGCCCGCGCGAGGACATCCTGTGCGAGCTGTTCGCCGAAGTGCTCGGCGTGCCCTCGGTCGGTGTGGAGGACAACTTCTTCGACCTGGGCGGGCACTCCCTGCTGGGTACGCGGTTGATCAGCCGGATCCGGGCCGTGCTGGGCGCGGAGGTCTCGATCCGGGCGCTGTTCGAGGCCCCGACCGTGGAAGGGCTGGCCCGGCGGCTGGACACCGAGACGCAGGTCCGTCCGCCCGTGACGCGCGGGACACGTCCCGGGGTGCTGCCGCTGTCGTTCGCCCAGCGCCGCCTGTGGTTCCTGCGCCGCCTGGAGGGCATCAGCGCCACCTACAACATGGTCACCGCCGTCCGGCTCTCCGGGGCGCTCGACGTCGAGGCGCTGCGGACGGCCCTCGGTGACGTGATGGCCCGGCACGAGAGCCTGCGCACGGTGTTCCCCGAGATCGACGGGGTGCCATGTCAGCTGATCCTCGGCCCCGCCGAGGCCGGGGACCGGTTCGCCTTCTCGCTCACGGACGTGACGCCGGAGGAAGTGGACTCCGCACTGGCGGCCTCCGCCCGGCACGGCTTCGACCTGGAGCGTGAGCTTGCGCTGCGGGTGGAGGTGTTCTCGGTGGGTCCGCGGGAGCATGTGCTGTCGCTGGTGCTGCATCACGTCGCCGGCGACGGATGGTCGCTGGCCCCGCTCACCCGGGATCTGGCGCAGGCGTACGGTGCGCGGTGCCGCGGTGAGGCGCCGGTGTGGGAGCCGTTGCCGGTGCAGTACGCGGACTACACGTTGTGGCAGCGGGAGTTGCTGGGCGCACAGGACGACCCGGACAGCCTGCTCAGCACCCAGCTCGCCTTCTGGAAGGAGGCGCTGGCCGGACTGCCCGAGCAGCACTCCCTCCCCACCGACCGCCCCCGCCCCGAGGTGAGCTCCTACCGGGGGGACGGCCTGGAGACCTGCTTCGGCGCCGCCGTCCACCAGGGTGTCGCCGACCTGGCCCGCCGGTGCGGGGTCAGCGTGTTCATGGTGTTGCAGGCATCGCTGGCGGCGCTGTTCACACGGCTGGGCGCCGGCACGGACATCGCGCTGGGCACCCCGGTCGCGGGGCGCACCGACCAGGCCTTCGACGACCTCGTCGGCTACTTCGTCAACACCCTCGTGCTCCGCACCGACACCTCCGGCGACCCGACGTTCCGTGACCTGCTGGAGCGGGTGCGGGAAGCCGATCTGGCCGCGTACGCCCACCAGGACGTGCCGCTGGAGAACGTGGTCGAGGTCCTCAACCCGCTGCGGTCCCTCGCGTACCACCCCCTCTTCCAGATCATGCTGGTGCTCCAGAGCGCCACGGGCGAACTGGCGGCGTTCGACGGCCTGCGGACCCGGTACCGCCCGATGGGCAGCGGTGGCTCCCGCTTCGACATGGCGCTGAGTCTGTCGGAGACCCGCGACGCGGACGGCTCCCCGGCCGGCCTGGACGTGGTCGTTGAGTTCGCCACGGATCTGTTCGACCGGGGGTCGGTGGAGTCTTTGGTGGCGCGTTGGGAGCGGTTGCTGGGGGAGTTCGTGGTGGCTCCGGACCGTCGGATCGGGTCGGTTGATGTGCTGTCCCGGGATGAGCGGCGTGCGCTGCTCGACGGGGTCGGTGATGGTGGTGCGGCGGTGCCGTGGGTGTCGTTGGCGGGGATGGTGGAGCGGCGGGTGGCGGTTGATCCGGGCGCGCTTGCTGTGGTCTGTGGTGATCAGCGGTTGTCATATGGGGAGTTGGACGCGGCGGCGAGCCGGTTGGCGGGGTTGTTGGTGGGGCGGGGTGTGGGGCCTGAGTCGTTGGTGGCTTTGGTGTTGCCGCGGTCGGTGGAGATGGTCGTGGCGGTGTTGGCGGTGAGTAAGGCGGGTGGTGCGTATCTGCCGGTTGATCCGTCGTTGCCGTTGGACCGGGTGGCGTTCATGGTGGCTGATACGCGGCCGGTGGTGGGTGTTGTGCTGTCGGGGACGCGGGGGGTGGTGCCCGTTGGTCTGCCGGTGGTGGTGCTGGATGATCCGGAGACCGTGGCGGGTCTCGCGGGTATGGGGTTTGGTGAGGTGCGGGGTGGGGTGGTGCGGCCGGAGCATCCGGCGTATGTGATTTATACGTCGGGTTCGACGGGGATGCCGAAGGGTGTGGTGGTGCCGTCGGCGCAGTTGATGAGTTTCGCGTCGGTGATGGCGGATCGGTTCGGGGTGGTGCCGGGGCAGCGGGTGCTCATGGTGGCGTCTCCGAGTTTTGACGCGTCGGTGATGGAGTTGTTGATGGGGTTGCCGTGGGGCGCCGCGTTGGTGGTGGCTCCGGCGGGTGTGGTCGCGGGTGAGGAACTCGCCGCGCTCCTACGCGAACACCACGTCAGTCACGCACTGCTGCCGACCGCCCTCATGGCCACCGTCCCCGACGACGACCTGCCCGATCTCGTCTCCGTGGTCACCGGGGGCGCCGCGGTGGGGGAGGAGCTGTCGCGGCGTTGGGCGGCGGGGCGGGCGATGTTCAATGCCTACGGGCCGACCGAGGCGACGATCTGTGCCACGCTGAGCGAGCGGCTGGAGTCGGGTGGTACGCCTCCGATCGGGGGTCCGATCAAGGGGCAGCGGGCGTATGTGCTGGACGAGGCGGTGCGGCCGGTTCCCGTCGGGGTCGTGGGTGAGCTGTATCTGGCCGGGCCCGGTCTGGCGCGTGGTTATGTGAACCGTCCCGGTCTTACGGCGGAGCGGTTCGTGGCCGATCCCTTCGGTCCGGCGGGTTCGCGGATGTACCGCACCGGTGACTTGGTGCGCTGGCGCGCGGACGGCCAGCTGGACTACGTCGGCCGCATCGACCACCAGGTGAAGGTCCGCGGCTTCAGGATCGAACTCGGCGAGATCGACGCCGTACTGGCGGAGCACCCCGGTGTACGGGACGCGGTCGTCCTGGCGCGGGAGGACAGAGCGGGCGAGGCGATGCTCGTCGCCTACGTGGTCCCCGAGGGCGGCGCCGAGGCAGACCCCCGGGAGCTGCGCGGATTCGTGGGGGACCGGCTGCCGGAGTACATGGTCCCGGCTGCCGTCGTCCTCCTGGACGCCTTCCCGTTCAACTCCAACGGAAAGCTCGACCGGGCCGCGCTGCCCGTCCCGGTGCTGGAGGGCAGCGGCGAGGGCCGTGCGCCGCGGGGGCCGTACGAGGAGACGCTCTGTGCCCTGTTCGCCGAGGTGCTGGATGTGCCCTCGGTCGGTGTGGAGGACAACTTCTTCGACCTGGGCGGGCACTCCCTGCTGGGTACGCAGCTGATCAGCCGGATCCGGGCCGTGCTCGGCGCCGAGGTCTCGATCCGGGCCCTCTTCGAGGCCCCGACCGTGGAAGGGCTGGCCGCCCTGCTCACGGGGAGCCAGGACGACGCCGAACCCGCAGGCCCCGTCCGGCTCTCCCTGAGCGCCGTCGAGCGCTCCGACCCGGTGCCCCTGTCGTTCGCCCAGCGCCGCCTGTGGTTCCTGCACCGCCTCGAAGGCGCCACCTCCACGTACAACGTCTCCTTTGTCCTACGGCTCACCGGCCGCCTCGACCGGGAGGCCCTGCGGGCGGCCCTGGGCGATGCGGTGGCCCGGCACGAGAGCCTGCGCACCGTCTTCCCCGAGGACGACGGCACACCACGTCAGCACATCCTCGATCCCGCCGAGGCCCACCTCGCCTACACGGTGCGCGCGGCCGACCCCGGCCGCCTCGACGCGCTGCTCGCCGAGGCGGCTGGCCGTGGATTCGACCTGGAGCGGGACATCCCGATACGGGCTCACGTCTTCGAGCTGGCCCCGGACGACCACGCCCTCCTGCTCGTCCTGCACCACATCGCGAGCGACGGCTGGTCCATGGGCCCGCTCACCCGGGACCTGGCGCGGGCGTACGCGGCCCGGTGCCAGGGGGCGGCTCCCGACTGGGAGCCGCTGCCCGTCCAGTACGCCGACTACACCCTGTGGCAGCAGCGCCTGCTCGGCGACCAGGACGACCCGGACAGCGTGCTCACCCAGCAGGTCGAGTACTGGAAGGGCGCCCTGGTGGACCTGCCCGAACAGCTCGCCCTGCCGACCGACCGGCCACGCCCGCCCGTCAACTCGTATCGGGGCGACGTCCTGCCCCTCTCCCTGTCCGCCGACGTCCACCGCAAGCTCACGGAACTCGCCCGTACCAGCGGCGTCAGCGTTTTCATGGTCCTCCAGGCCTCCCTGGCGGCCCTGCTCACCCGCCTCGGCTCAGGCACGGACATCCCCCTCGGCACCCCGGTGGCCGGCCGCACCGACCAGGCCCTGGACGACCTGGTCGGCTTCTTCGTCAACACCCTCGTGCTGCGCACCGACACCTCCGGCGACCCGGCCTTCCGCGACCTGCTCGCCCGCGTCCGGGACACCGACCTCGCCGCGTACGCGCACCAGGACCTGCCCTTCGAGCACCTGGTCGGGATCCTCAACCCGCAGCGCACCGTGGCCCACCACCCGCTGTTCCAGATGCTGCTGGTCCTCCAGAACACCCCACGGGCCCGGTTCGACCTGCCCGGCCTGAGCCTCAGCTCCCGGCAGCACATCGAGGGCGTCTCCCGGTTCGACCTGTCCGTGAGCCTGGCGGAACGCCACGACGCCGACGGCGCTCCGGCCGGCCTGGACGGTGTGTTGGAGTACGCCATCGACCTGTTCGACAGGTCGTCCGTGGAGGTGCTGGCCGCACGGTGGCTGCGTCTGCTGGAACAGGCGTTGGCCGACCCCGGCCGCACCATCGGTGCACTGGAGATCCTGACCGCCGACGAGCGCCGCGCGCTCCTGGAGGAGACCAACGACGGCGGCCCCGTGGCGCCGTGGGTCCCCATGGCCGAGAGCGTCGAGGCGCAGACCGCCCGCCACCCGGACGCGGTCGCGGTGGCCGACGGCACCCAGTCGCTCACGTACCGCGCGCTCAACTCCCGCGCGAACCGGCTCGCCCGGGTGATGGCCGGCCGGGGCGTGCGCCCCGACACCGTCGTGGCGATGGCCCTGCCCCGTTCCGCCGACGCGATCGTGACGCTGCTTGCCCTGCTCAAGTGCGGCGCGGCCTATCTGCCACTCGGCGCCGAACACCCCGCCGAACGCGTCTCCTTCATGCTCTACGACGCCCGCCCCGTGCTCGCCGTGACGACGACGGAACGGGCGGGAACGCTGCCCGCCTGGGCGCCGCTGCTGGTGCTGGACGACTCGGCGACGCTCAGCGAACTGGCCGCCTCGCCCGACACGGACCTGTCCGATGCCGAACGCGGCTCGGCGCTCCACCCGGACCACGGCCTGTTCGTGATCTACACATCGGGGACGACCGGCACCCCCAAGGGTGTCCTCATGCGCGCGGGCGCCGTCGCCAGCATGCTGGAATGGCACGCCCGGGTGGTCGGCGGCGGTGCCGGCCGGCGGGTGACGCAATTCACCGCGCTGACCTTCGACGTGTCCGTCCAGGAGATCTACTCCTCCCTCCTCGCGGGCAAGGAACTGTGGCTGCCGTCCGAGGAGGTGCGCCGCAGCGGTGAACTCCTGGCCCGTTGGCTGGACGAGAACGGCATCGCCGAGCTGTACGCACCCAACCTCGTCGTGGAGGCGGTGTGCGAGGCGGCCAACGAGCAGGGACTCGCGCTGGGATCGCTGCGCCTCATCTCGCAGGCCGGCGAGGCGCTGACGCTGAGCCACCACATCCGCAGGTTCTTCGGCGAGCGGCCGGGCGTGGAGCTGCACAACCTCTACGGACCGGCCGAGACCTGGACGGTTTCCGCGCACCTTCTGCGAGGCACCGCCGACACCTGGCGGGCGCCGGTGTCGATCGGCGTACCCATTCCCGGTCAGCGGGTCTACGTCCTGGACGCGTGGCTGCGGCCGGTCCCGGCTGGCGTGCCCGGAGAGCTGTACGTCACTGGCGCCGGGATGACCCGCGGTTATGTGCACCGGCCCGGCCTGACGGCGGAGCGGTTCGTGGCCGACCCGTACGGTCCGGCGGGTTCGCGGATGTACCGCACCGGTGACCTGGTGCGCTGGCGCGCCGACGGCGAGCTGGACTACCTCGGCCGTATTGACCACCAGGTGAAGATCCGGGGCTTCCGGATCGAACTAGGCGAGATCGAGGCCGTACTGGCCGGCTGCCCGGGCGTGGGCCAGTCGGTGGTCGTGGTCGACGAGGACAACGGTCCGGCCCGGCTGGTCGCCTACGTCGCGTCCTCGGCCGGAGCCGCCATCGAGGAGCCGACCACACGACAGTGGCTGGCCGCCCGCCTGCCCGACTACATGGTGCCGTCCGCGATCATGGTTCTGGACGAGTTGCCACTGACGACGAACCGCAAGGTGGACCGGCGGGCGTTGCCCAGGCCCCGGCTCGAGAGCGCCGACCGCCGCCGGGCGCGCAGCCCGCGCGAGGAGATCCTGTGCGAGTTGTTCGCCGAGGTGCTCGGTGTGCCCTCGGTCGGTGTGGAGGACAACTTCTTCGACCTGGGCGGGCACTCCCTGCTGGCGACGCGGCTGATCAGCCGGGTGCGCAGGGTGCTGGGCGCGGAGCTGCCGATCCGTACGCTCTTCGAGCGGCCGACGGTGGCGGGGCTCGTGGGGGCGCTGGACGACGGGGGCGAGGTGCGTCCGCCGCTGCGGGCCGTACGGCGGCCCGAGGTCGTACCGCTGTCGTACGCGCAGCGTCGGCTGTGGTTCCTCCAGAAGCTGGAGGAGACCTCGACGGCGTACCACCTGCCTCTGGCCCTGCGGTTGTCGGGGGAGCTGGACCGGGAGGCGATGCGGGCGGCGCTGGGTGATGTGGTGGGCCGGCATGAGAGTCTGCGGACGTTGTTCCCGGAAGTAGACGGTATTCCGGCCCAGTTGGTGCTGACCGGTGTGCAAGTCGCCTGTGCTGTGCAGGATGTGACACAGAAGGAGTTGACCGCGGCGTTGGCGGCTTCGGCTCGGCGGGGGTTCGACCTGGAGCGTGAGCTTCCGCTGCGGGCGGAGGTGTTCGTGGTGGGTCCGCGGGAGCATGTGCTGTTGTTGTTGCTGCATCACATCGCTGGTGACGGCTGGTCGTTGGGGCCGCTGACGCGGGATCTGGCGCAGGCGTACGGTGCGCGGTGCCGGGGTGAGGTTCCGGTGTGGGAGCCGTTGCCGGTGCAGTACGCGGATTACGCGTTGTGGCAGCGGGAGTTGCTGGGGTCGCAGAGTGATCCGGGGAGTTTGTTCAGTGCGCAGGTGGCTTTCTGGCGGGATGCGTTGGCGGGGTTGCCGGAGCAGGTGAGTCTGCCGTTCGACCGGCCGCGTCCGGCGGTGGCGTCGTCGCGGGGTGAGGTGAGTCCGTTCGTCCTCGGTGCGGGTGTGCACGGGGTGTGGTGGCGCTGGCGCGTGAGTGTGGTGTCAGTGTGTTCATGGTGTTGCAGGCGTCGTTGGCGGCGTTGTTCACGCGTCTGGGTGCGGGGACGGACATCGCGTTGGGTACGCCTGTGGCGGGGCGTACGGATCAGGCGCTGGATGAGTTGGTCGGGTTCTTCGTGA